The sequence GGGTTTTTTCCGCTCCTTTTCCATCTTCTCAAGTACTTCCCTTCTCCTCTCAACCAGTTCCTTCATGTGCTTCTCGACATCTTTCTCGGTCAGGGTCACGTGTTTGGTGAGGAGCCATCTGACACCTATCTGGTTGACCTTCGGTTTGAGGTCTGCGGAAGAGAAGACAAAGCTAGCTGTTTGTTGGCCGGGAAGAGCATCTATGATTTCTTCAGATGCTTTTTCTCCAGCAATTGGCTCTAGAATCCGTTCAAGCACCTTGAGAGACTGTTTGCTGCTGATTCTCCCAGACGCGATAGTATTGAATTGCTCAAATGCTTTGTAATCAATGTCCTTTGGGCTTTGCGTGGCAATCAAGCATTCCACTCCGTACTTCCTCGCTTGACGGAAAATCAAAAGGAAGGTCTCTTTCGGACCCGGAGATTTCATCCCTGCAGGAATGAAGGGGGCTGCCTCATCTTGGAAGAGAATCATTCTGGGATCTTCACTGTATCCCTGCCGTAGCATCCATGAATAGAGCTGATTCAGTACGATCGATATGAAGAAGTGTTTTTCCTCTTCGCTCCGAAGGGTCTTCAAAAAGAGCACGTTGATGGGTGTTTTACCATCTACTTCTTTCGTCATGTAATCAAAATCGATTTGGCCTTCTTCTTTGAAGAGAAGCTGTGATGAGCCAACAGTCAAGCTCCTGATAGCTGTTGCAAGCTTCCCTCTCTCTGAGGATTTCATGTAGGGCTCCAAATCGACCCCTATCTCCTCCTTGTCAGCCTCAAGCATGTTTGCGAGTTCGGCTAGGCTACCAATATCCTTCTCATCTTCTTCCCAGATTGCACGGATGAGTTCGTATACTGCAGCAAACGACTTAGCTTCCCAGGAGCTCGTAAGTCCAGCTACCTTAGCAAGAACCTTCACTAGGGTTCTAGCTGAATTGTCTAGCAGTCTTATGACATCATCCTGGTCTGCTGTCTTGTCTGGCAGTTTCAGTGGGTTGATTGATATGGGCAGTCCTTTACTGCTTGCAGGTGTGAACACGCGCACGATGACTTTGTCCATATATTCCTCCAATCGTTGAGGAGGAACTCCCTTCTTCTCAAGCTCTTCTGGATCTCCCGGCAGCATCAATGAAGCGATATCGCCCTGTGGATCAAAGGCTATGACAGGAATCCCTTCCAATGCTGCTTCCTCTATTATGGCCTTGCTTAGTACTGTCTTTCCAGAACCAGTTGACCCAAAAACTCCTCCATGTCTGCGAAGGAGATCGACGCTGATTTCGAAATTCTTGTCGGTCCTTTTCCCTTCATCATCGAGATATGTGCCTAGCCACAGTTTGTCATCTGCCATTGGTTACATCACTCCACAAATACACAGGAGTTCGGTCTTCATTGAATGGGATTTTGGTCTTACCGATTATGTATTTATCTCCTATGGAAGCCAAAAGAAAGCAAGAAGGGGGCTATCGCCCCCAGCATTATTCTACTATTCACCGACAGGCTCGTATTTTCTTCCAAGCGCGATGGCCATCACTACTACAAGGCCCACCGCAAAGGCTCCAAGTGCTACTGCAGCCAATTCATAGCTGTTAAGTGAAATCCGTATCCAGTCCAGCCCCACCATCAGACCAGCCATTACTGAGCCAAGCAACAACGAAACCAGCATGAACCGTGACGTCATCTCCTTTACTTGGCTGATGTCTGTACCTTCTGTGATTGTGGTACTGAAGTAGCTGAAGATGAATAGGAATACATACGCGATTACAATCATCGAAGCCATCTCAAACAGCGTATCTTGCACGGCTTCATTGAATATACCGTAAATCAGAATCGTCGCAATCGCCATCAGGAAGACGAATATGTTACTGATGAGCTTGTCTTCTGGGTGTACGAAGCCTGTTAATTCTGTAAACGTGTTTATGAGCGAAAACACAACCACGAGGATCATGAGGGCTGCACCGACTACCCATGTGATGAAGGGTGTATTTTCTTGTCCTGACACCCCTTGCAGCAGATAGTGGAGGATTACAGAAAACCCGAGTATTGTCAGTCCTATTCCCGCTATGATATTGCTTATTGTTGTTAGGCGCACCATTGTTTTATCTCCCCAAAACGGAGCTACTATTGTGAGCTTGGGAAGACCGTTATTAACCTTTGCTGAGGGGGTTCAAACAGCTGACTTGCTCCATTTTTTGTTGTTCGTGCAATAATTCGGTTGTTTCGCGTTACCTTTTATGTTGTATATACTGAATATCTATTCAATATAATGAGCGTCATAGGGCTCTTTTGCAGGAACCCTGTAGGTTCAGTAAATGTGCGGATGTCAGAAAACTGAGTGAACAGAACACAGGCACCATATGGGTGAGCGCTCTGTTCACCACAGATTTGATGAAGGCCACAGCTACGCAGTTCCTGCCTTCTGTCAAGGGTTCGTCTATTGCTTTTGGGCGGTTTCTTCATGTACCTCGGGCATGAAGTAGGTCCCAATGATGGCAATTGCTATGAAAACAGCAACCACGATTGTGAGTCCAGGCAGGCCGAAGTTAGAATAGGCGAACCCTCCAACTGCGGGGCCGATAATCATACCGGATCCAAAGAAGATGCTATAGACTCCCATGGTGGTACCGCGAGTTTCTTCTTCTGAAACATCTGTGAGATAGGCCATGGCGGCTGGTGGGAATGCACCGGCTATGAATCCTAGAATGGGCAGGAGCGGCCATACCGACCAAAGGGCGGCTATGTTGTCGGAATTTGCCACCAGCAAGTACGTAAGCACCCCAAAACCCAAGAGTCCGCCAACGATAAACGGGCGACGCTTTCTAAGATGATCCGATAAGTGACCCATGGTGATGATTCCCAGAATCAAAGCGCCGCCGAGCATCCCGAAAAGGATAATGAGATCCGTGGCTGTTAACGAGAAGTAGTTTTCGATGATGTGCTCAGCATATCCTATGAGCAAGCCGTACATCGAGATGATTGGTACATACACAGGAATCATCTTCTGAATCCTACGGTCACCTGCTACTTCTCGCAGGAGACTAGACATACTCATTTCCACATGAACATGCGTCTTGGTTTCACTAATTGCCGCAATGGCTATGAGCCCACTGATGATACATGCTGAGCCCGCAGCACTTAGAATCAGAACCGGCAGAATACTGAATTCGAGAAGAATGACACCAAGACCATATCCTCCTGCAAGCCCCATCAGAGTCGACAGATCGTAGTAGCCCATAAGACGCGCTCTGTTATCTTTTTCTGACATGTCTGCAATCATGGAAAGAGTAGTTGAGACCTTAGACGCTGCTCCGATACCGAACAATGCTGATGCAACCAGGAGGATTATGACGCTGGGTGTAAAAGCAAAGGTAAGTGCAGCCAACCCCGTCAAGAACAGGCTGACAATCAATATCGGTCTTCTTCCGATTTTATCGCTGTAAGAACCGAAGAATGAAACGGAAGTCAGTTCTGCTACAGGATATACTATCATCACTGCAGCTATTTGCAGCACTTCAAGTCCCCCACCCATGTAGGAGGAACTCTGGATAACTGCAATGCTAACATAGAATGATGCTCTCATGACCATAGTGATTAGGTAAAGCGCGAGTAAGTTCCCGGTGTGCTCAGAAGCTCGAAGACCCATTTGAAATTCTCCATGTTCTGTTTCGCTCACCGTACAATCCGGTTTATTAAGCCTTATAGTTAGAGTATAATCACAATGGCGGCTGAGAAACCATCATCGGCTACGGGCTCACAGGAATTTGTTTATCTTACCCTGTACCGACTAAAAACTCTCACAGATGAAGAGAAGCGGGATTGGTTTGAACAGTGGGCTGAAATCAGGAATTCCCTGCCAGAAGGCATTCGCATTGTGACAGAAGCGGGGAACGCGTTTGGTACCGAATTCACTGGCTTCACGGTTTTTGAAGGGCCGTTCCATGCATTTGGTGAGCTGATGGCCACATTGGAACAGAATGCTGGGACGCTTGTTGAGAAGACCCACACAATAATCGGAACAAAAGGCTTGTTTCACCCCTCTTATGACATCAAGAGAATTGTGGAGAAACGACCCATTGATTGAACTGGTTTTGTGCATATTTCATTGCCGGAGTAGCCCCCTTTTTAGCGGGTTAATCTGCGAAGACACATAGCAAGAAACGCCTCGAGGAATGCATTTGTCGTACCAGATATCGAAAAAGACAGCCATAGTCTTGACAATAGCCCTTGTGGCTGGCGTTGTAATGTACAACATCGCACCTACGGATATACGCCCTGGTGATTACCAAGCAACCCTAACTGTCGATGCACCTGGAATCTCTTTGGAACATTCAATCCCTATTGAGGTAGTACAAAGTGGTGAAATCCAAGAAACAAGATTCCAATTGATAGGAGAATCTACCAATCTCACTTTGATTGCTAGAACCGTTTTGCCAATAAATACCGATACACCATTCCGTTTCGTTGTTGAATATTCAGGCGAGTCAATGAAAGCAAGTGATGTCTTTGTTAGGATAACTAACAATGCTGGATACAATCAAACAGTGAGACCAACCTTACAACGGGATCAGGAATTCATTATAGAACATCAACCACTTGTTCACTCAAAAGCTGCTGTAGCGATTCTTACAGTTGTAGGAATCCTCTGGTTTACAGAGGGTATCAGCCTCGTGGCTACTTCGATAATGATTCCAGTGATGGTGATTTTGGCCAACATCAGAACACCTACAGAAGCCTTGAATCCATTTTTTGACCCTTCAGTAGCACTGATTCTTGGTGGCTTCTTGATTGGTCGCGCACTGAGCAAATACGAGCTGGATAAACGCCTTGCTTTGATGATTCTTTCTCGAAGTGCAGGGAGTGGTTCAAGTCTTATCTTGACTGTTATGGGCGTTAGCGCATTCTTGTCCATGTGGATAAGCAACACTGCTTCAGCGGCAATCATGATTCCCATTGCGATTGCAGTTATTTCCAAAATCGAGAACAAGGAGACTCGGGACAAATACGGAAAAGTACTTGTCTTGGCTGTTGCTTACTCAGCTACCGTTGGAGGTGTAGGTAGTCTTGTTGGCTCACCCCCGAATCCACTCGCA is a genomic window of Candidatus Thorarchaeota archaeon containing:
- a CDS encoding ATP-binding protein, producing the protein MADDKLWLGTYLDDEGKRTDKNFEISVDLLRRHGGVFGSTGSGKTVLSKAIIEEAALEGIPVIAFDPQGDIASLMLPGDPEELEKKGVPPQRLEEYMDKVIVRVFTPASSKGLPISINPLKLPDKTADQDDVIRLLDNSARTLVKVLAKVAGLTSSWEAKSFAAVYELIRAIWEEDEKDIGSLAELANMLEADKEEIGVDLEPYMKSSERGKLATAIRSLTVGSSQLLFKEEGQIDFDYMTKEVDGKTPINVLFLKTLRSEEEKHFFISIVLNQLYSWMLRQGYSEDPRMILFQDEAAPFIPAGMKSPGPKETFLLIFRQARKYGVECLIATQSPKDIDYKAFEQFNTIASGRISSKQSLKVLERILEPIAGEKASEEIIDALPGQQTASFVFSSADLKPKVNQIGVRWLLTKHVTLTEKDVEKHMKELVERRREVLEKMEKERKKP
- a CDS encoding MFS transporter; its protein translation is MGLRASEHTGNLLALYLITMVMRASFYVSIAVIQSSSYMGGGLEVLQIAAVMIVYPVAELTSVSFFGSYSDKIGRRPILIVSLFLTGLAALTFAFTPSVIILLVASALFGIGAASKVSTTLSMIADMSEKDNRARLMGYYDLSTLMGLAGGYGLGVILLEFSILPVLILSAAGSACIISGLIAIAAISETKTHVHVEMSMSSLLREVAGDRRIQKMIPVYVPIISMYGLLIGYAEHIIENYFSLTATDLIILFGMLGGALILGIITMGHLSDHLRKRRPFIVGGLLGFGVLTYLLVANSDNIAALWSVWPLLPILGFIAGAFPPAAMAYLTDVSEEETRGTTMGVYSIFFGSGMIIGPAVGGFAYSNFGLPGLTIVVAVFIAIAIIGTYFMPEVHEETAQKQ
- a CDS encoding DASS family sodium-coupled anion symporter yields the protein MSYQISKKTAIVLTIALVAGVVMYNIAPTDIRPGDYQATLTVDAPGISLEHSIPIEVVQSGEIQETRFQLIGESTNLTLIARTVLPINTDTPFRFVVEYSGESMKASDVFVRITNNAGYNQTVRPTLQRDQEFIIEHQPLVHSKAAVAILTVVGILWFTEGISLVATSIMIPVMVILANIRTPTEALNPFFDPSVALILGGFLIGRALSKYELDKRLALMILSRSAGSGSSLILTVMGVSAFLSMWISNTASAAIMIPIAIAVISKIENKETRDKYGKVLVLAVAYSATVGGVGSLVGSPPNPLAATYINSFLGIEFSFIDWIPYGLPVVIIMLPIIWQWLMFRFDLPKDIGEIQNLKTVSKKEYLRLGPMSTQQKLVVTVFSGVVIFWLTEQLPDVIANVIGWPGHGISSSVIALGGGLLLLVLGLLDEKDVSHELSWSSLLILGSGIVLGGAMIDTGLSTYIATQMGALGALPQLLVIIIIGAVAIIVTMIASNTGSAVILIPIAIPLATGLGIDPLLITMVIAIAVSMDFALPTGTPPSTIAYSTGKVEMREMVTTGIIVDIISLFVVTVIVVYLWSLLGLVVL